Proteins encoded within one genomic window of Armatimonadota bacterium:
- a CDS encoding ABC transporter ATP-binding protein, with protein sequence MTERPPAGAVADEAVLAVESQPILELRGVRKTFGPVLALDGAEVALRGREIHGLLGGNGAGKTTLMNILYGLYRAEAGEILLHGRPVHIRSPRDALRFGIGMVHQHFLQVESFTVAQNIVLGTPAGGRLVLDLATAEARIRDLAARFGLAVDPRARMAELPVGTRQRVEILKALYRDVSVLILDEPTTNLTPQEVDSLFASLRAMVRDGISVVFITHKIREALNVCDGISVMRHGRTVLTMPREEATEEALVRAMVGEEVDVRESLLFRGRKVEELSPPSDHVVLRVDHLSVFSREGVPRVQDCSLEVRAGEILGVAGVAGNGQRELVESLMGARPVAGGRVWIDGEDLTGAETARLLARGVTYIPEDRLQDGFLPRGSVVHNLILGFHRRPPYSRGGWLDWGAAVGAARRLIQEYQIRTPGPEEVAVNLSGGNIQRLMLARAFAHPCRLLVAHNPTRGLDVPSTEFVYGKLLERRRQGVATLLLSEDLDELLLLCDRIVVLYRGRIVGTLDRSQFDRYQIGGLMSGVTTSG encoded by the coding sequence ATGACAGAACGTCCCCCTGCCGGGGCCGTCGCCGACGAGGCTGTGCTCGCAGTGGAGAGCCAGCCCATCCTGGAACTGCGGGGTGTGCGTAAGACCTTCGGCCCGGTCCTGGCCCTGGATGGGGCGGAGGTGGCGCTGCGGGGGCGGGAAATCCACGGCCTGCTGGGGGGCAACGGTGCCGGCAAGACCACGTTGATGAACATCCTCTACGGCCTCTACCGGGCGGAGGCCGGAGAGATCCTGCTGCACGGCCGGCCAGTGCACATTCGCTCCCCTCGCGACGCCCTCCGCTTCGGCATCGGGATGGTCCACCAGCACTTCCTGCAGGTGGAGAGCTTCACCGTGGCGCAAAACATCGTCCTGGGCACACCGGCAGGAGGCAGGCTGGTCCTGGATCTGGCCACTGCGGAGGCGCGCATCCGGGATCTGGCAGCACGCTTCGGCCTGGCGGTCGACCCGCGGGCGCGCATGGCGGAGCTTCCCGTTGGGACCCGACAGCGCGTGGAGATCCTCAAGGCTCTGTATCGGGACGTGAGCGTCCTCATCCTGGACGAGCCCACCACCAACCTCACTCCGCAGGAGGTGGACTCTCTATTCGCTTCCCTGCGGGCGATGGTGCGGGACGGCATCAGCGTGGTCTTCATCACCCACAAGATCCGGGAAGCGCTGAACGTCTGCGACGGAATCTCGGTGATGCGCCACGGGCGAACCGTGCTCACGATGCCGCGGGAGGAAGCCACCGAGGAGGCGCTGGTGCGAGCCATGGTGGGAGAGGAGGTGGACGTCCGGGAGAGCCTGCTCTTCAGGGGCAGGAAGGTTGAGGAACTCTCGCCCCCGTCCGACCATGTGGTTCTCCGCGTGGACCACCTCTCCGTGTTCAGCCGGGAGGGGGTGCCCCGGGTGCAGGACTGCAGCCTGGAGGTGCGCGCGGGGGAGATCCTCGGCGTCGCCGGGGTGGCGGGGAACGGACAGCGTGAGCTGGTGGAGAGCCTGATGGGGGCACGGCCGGTCGCCGGCGGACGGGTGTGGATCGATGGCGAGGACCTTACAGGAGCTGAGACGGCGCGGCTGCTGGCGCGCGGGGTGACCTACATTCCGGAGGACCGTCTGCAGGATGGATTCCTGCCCAGAGGCAGCGTGGTCCACAACCTCATCCTGGGCTTCCACCGGCGCCCTCCCTACAGCCGCGGCGGGTGGCTGGACTGGGGAGCCGCCGTTGGGGCGGCCCGGCGGCTGATCCAGGAGTACCAGATCCGCACCCCGGGCCCGGAGGAGGTGGCGGTCAACCTCTCGGGAGGGAACATCCAGCGGCTGATGCTGGCGCGGGCGTTCGCCCACCCCTGCCGCCTGCTGGTCGCCCACAACCCCACGCGTGGGCTAGACGTCCCCTCCACGGAGTTCGTATACGGGAAGCTCCTGGAGCGGCGACGGCAGGGCGTGGCGACCCTGCTGCTCTCCGAGGACCTCGACGAGCTGCTGCTCCTCTGTGACCGCATCGTTGTGCTGTACCGCGGACGGATCGTAGGAACACTGGATCGGAGCCAGTTCGACCGCTACCAGATCGGGGGGCTGATGAGCGGGGTGACCACCTCTGGATGA
- a CDS encoding tripartite tricarboxylate transporter substrate-binding protein: MDISDELRQEIYHYFQQDMAGQVPDSVRMLERYSPGALEGFFRLRRATTTESSLPWKVRELIIIAVEAALKKDPVGHARIAIEAGATPKEIHDAVALTLWLAGMPAYHCGMKAVRAAEDLVEGRTAPAGAPGEAAAPARREGAYPWKPVQFISAAPGGGWHETCERTAAVLRAERLLPVEVNVVVRPGGLQVFEETATDPIRDDHRLVAFSPGLTMQILMKGSRYSYDDITPIAALSTDYGVIAVPAGSPFNTLGDFLANLGERPQTTPVTGGSGPQAMHHGMVAVLGAAAGIPPQEVRYIGARSVADALAALAAGQAVAGAFGAADVAGAAERGEVRVLAVLAERRLPGVLKGIPTAAEQGVEVTFPMWRGFYGPPAMAPEAVAFWQDAFRRLTETRTWQRMLREARWFPLLLTGEAFHSFLQEDTTRYRRILGLLA, from the coding sequence ATGGACATTTCGGACGAGCTGCGGCAGGAGATCTACCACTATTTCCAGCAGGACATGGCAGGGCAGGTGCCTGACAGCGTCCGGATGCTGGAGCGGTACAGTCCCGGGGCACTGGAGGGCTTCTTCCGCCTGCGCAGGGCGACCACCACGGAGAGCAGTCTCCCCTGGAAGGTGCGCGAGCTCATAATCATCGCCGTGGAGGCGGCCCTGAAGAAAGATCCGGTAGGACATGCGCGCATCGCCATCGAGGCCGGCGCTACCCCAAAGGAGATCCACGACGCGGTGGCGCTGACCCTCTGGCTCGCCGGGATGCCGGCCTACCACTGCGGCATGAAGGCGGTGCGTGCTGCCGAAGATCTTGTGGAGGGACGCACCGCCCCGGCCGGAGCCCCGGGAGAGGCCGCAGCTCCCGCGCGACGGGAAGGAGCCTATCCGTGGAAACCGGTGCAGTTCATCTCCGCCGCCCCGGGGGGAGGATGGCACGAGACCTGTGAGCGCACCGCGGCAGTCCTGCGCGCTGAGAGGCTGCTTCCCGTGGAAGTGAACGTTGTGGTGCGGCCGGGAGGTCTGCAGGTCTTCGAGGAGACCGCCACGGATCCGATCCGCGACGACCACCGGCTGGTGGCCTTTTCGCCCGGGCTGACCATGCAGATCCTGATGAAGGGGAGCCGCTACTCCTATGATGACATCACCCCTATCGCCGCCCTCAGCACCGACTACGGCGTCATTGCAGTACCTGCCGGCTCGCCGTTCAATACCCTGGGGGACTTCCTCGCAAACCTGGGGGAGCGACCGCAGACTACCCCCGTGACAGGCGGTTCCGGGCCGCAAGCAATGCATCACGGAATGGTGGCCGTGCTTGGAGCTGCGGCGGGGATCCCTCCGCAAGAGGTGCGCTATATAGGAGCGAGAAGCGTTGCCGACGCCCTGGCTGCGCTGGCCGCCGGCCAAGCGGTGGCGGGTGCGTTCGGGGCGGCAGATGTGGCTGGGGCCGCAGAGCGCGGCGAGGTGCGCGTGCTGGCCGTGCTGGCTGAGCGTCGGTTGCCGGGGGTGCTTAAGGGGATTCCTACGGCTGCGGAGCAGGGCGTGGAGGTAACCTTTCCCATGTGGCGCGGCTTCTACGGTCCCCCGGCCATGGCGCCTGAAGCCGTGGCGTTCTGGCAGGACGCATTCAGGCGGCTGACTGAAACCCGTACGTGGCAGAGGATGCTGCGGGAAGCTCGCTGGTTTCCCCTTCTGTTGACCGGAGAGGCTTTCCACAGCTTCCTGCAAGAGGACACCACGCGGTATCGGCGGATTCTTGGCCTGCTGGCATGA
- a CDS encoding LLM class flavin-dependent oxidoreductase has translation MEFGIRLPHSGPLASPDTLRTVARRAEELGYAALLTHDHVNWGLDDRYHFYFGGLELADAHPRPTAFYDAFTTMAYLAGMTTRIRFVSSAIVLAWRHPLMVARLALTLHHLSGGRFVLGVCVGNVPRDFEVLGVDWERRAELAEEHLEVLARALRQPGLLSHQGCALRFTDAELEPKAPDLPIWYGGTAPQGLARAARYCEGLIVGGPPDQLRTLRDRVLALRQQYGREHTPFTMAALAMISIAPDPATAEATAARTLEERERAAWLRKQRRRYSERDSALVGTPAMIMQRLREYQTAGVDFMGLGFVGPSCDAVLERIALFAEEVLPQLRCRVPSQGARQ, from the coding sequence GTGGAGTTCGGTATTCGCCTCCCTCATTCCGGGCCACTGGCTTCCCCCGACACCCTGCGCACGGTTGCCCGCCGCGCGGAGGAGCTGGGGTACGCTGCGCTGCTGACGCACGACCATGTCAACTGGGGGCTCGACGACCGGTATCACTTCTACTTCGGAGGTCTGGAGCTGGCTGACGCCCATCCTCGCCCCACGGCCTTCTACGACGCCTTCACCACCATGGCCTACCTGGCGGGAATGACGACGCGCATCCGGTTTGTCTCCTCGGCCATTGTCCTGGCCTGGCGGCACCCGCTAATGGTGGCCAGGCTGGCGCTGACCCTGCACCACCTCAGCGGCGGGCGCTTCGTCCTGGGAGTATGCGTGGGGAACGTACCCCGCGATTTTGAGGTTCTGGGCGTGGACTGGGAGCGCCGTGCTGAGCTGGCGGAGGAGCACCTGGAGGTGCTGGCGCGCGCTCTGCGCCAGCCAGGTCTCCTTTCCCACCAGGGTTGCGCCCTGCGGTTTACGGATGCGGAGCTGGAACCAAAAGCGCCCGATCTGCCCATCTGGTACGGGGGCACGGCGCCGCAGGGCCTGGCCCGGGCGGCCCGCTACTGCGAAGGGCTCATCGTCGGGGGTCCCCCCGATCAACTCCGCACCCTGCGGGACCGCGTCCTCGCTCTGCGTCAGCAGTACGGCAGAGAGCATACCCCCTTTACGATGGCGGCGCTGGCCATGATCAGCATCGCCCCCGATCCTGCCACAGCTGAGGCGACGGCGGCCAGGACGTTAGAGGAACGGGAGCGAGCGGCATGGCTGCGAAAGCAGCGCCGCCGCTACAGTGAACGTGACTCGGCGCTGGTGGGGACCCCTGCCATGATCATGCAGCGGCTGCGTGAGTATCAGACCGCCGGCGTGGACTTCATGGGCTTAGGCTTCGTCGGCCCGTCCTGCGACGCTGTGCTGGAGCGGATTGCGCTGTTTGCAGAGGAAGTGCTGCCGCAGCTGCGCTGCCGCGTCCCCTCCCAGGGGGCGCGTCAGTGA
- a CDS encoding isochorismatase family protein → MRSWEHVIPKMDLAVHDAAGYGRPMGLGVRPAALVIDLNYRFLGWRPEPILQAVELWPKSSGERGWQVLPSVRRFLTLCRQARVPIIFTTGQAGAPRSLQAEKSRQRGPDADEGELAIVEEVNPAPGEMVMPKPRASAFFGTPLLSHLIRQSIDTLLLCGCTTSGCVRATAVDATSYGFRVAVVEECVFDRFEISHHVALFDLNAKYADVISLADLEAYLTGLRASSMEVTC, encoded by the coding sequence GTGCGCAGCTGGGAGCATGTCATCCCCAAGATGGACCTGGCCGTCCACGATGCGGCGGGGTACGGGAGACCTATGGGTCTGGGAGTTCGCCCGGCGGCCCTCGTAATCGACCTGAACTACCGCTTCCTCGGATGGCGCCCAGAGCCCATCCTCCAGGCGGTGGAGCTGTGGCCCAAGAGCTCGGGGGAACGAGGATGGCAGGTCCTCCCCTCTGTGCGCCGCTTTCTCACTCTTTGCCGGCAGGCCCGCGTGCCCATCATCTTTACCACCGGGCAGGCCGGTGCCCCTCGCAGCCTGCAGGCGGAGAAGAGCCGTCAACGGGGGCCCGACGCCGATGAGGGGGAGTTGGCCATCGTCGAGGAGGTGAATCCTGCGCCGGGTGAGATGGTCATGCCCAAGCCGCGCGCCAGCGCCTTCTTCGGCACCCCCTTGCTCTCGCACCTGATCCGACAGAGTATCGACACTTTGCTGTTGTGCGGATGCACCACCAGCGGCTGCGTCCGCGCCACGGCCGTGGATGCCACCTCCTACGGCTTCCGCGTGGCTGTGGTCGAAGAGTGCGTCTTTGACCGCTTCGAGATCTCCCACCACGTGGCGCTGTTCGACCTCAACGCCAAGTATGCAGATGTCATCTCGCTTGCCGACCTGGAGGCATATCTGACCGGCCTACGGGCGTCATCCATGGAGGTGACATGTTGA
- a CDS encoding ABC transporter permease: MRAHRSPLAVVGGVVPYVVSVGVAFAAAGIFLAVMGFDVPRAYGTILLTSFRTANGFVQTLLKFVPLLLLAMAFTVPLAAWKFNIGGEGQLIAGAIGAAAVGIALAALPRAALLPALLLAGVVGGALWAGVPAWLLYRFGINEILTTVLMNFVSFSLLDYVTTEVWPDPAAGHPTSVSIGAGGHLPLLVSSPPLHAGLLLALGVAAATYVYVNHTAAGYELRAVGANPRAALLHGIAVRRLFLLSLVLGGALAGLAGAVEVAGVHHRLIEGLQSNYLLLSILIGLIAKGNVLAVPFVAFAIAVLDVGARAMQRTMLIPGEVVFVVEGLILVFVLLSDVVRRR, encoded by the coding sequence TTGAGGGCCCACCGTAGCCCCCTGGCCGTGGTCGGTGGCGTGGTCCCCTACGTGGTCAGCGTGGGGGTGGCGTTCGCCGCCGCGGGGATCTTCCTGGCCGTCATGGGGTTTGACGTCCCGCGGGCGTACGGGACGATCCTCTTGACCTCGTTCCGCACTGCGAATGGCTTCGTCCAGACCCTGCTCAAGTTTGTTCCCCTGCTCCTCCTGGCGATGGCCTTCACAGTCCCCCTGGCCGCGTGGAAGTTCAACATCGGTGGCGAAGGCCAACTCATCGCCGGGGCCATCGGTGCGGCGGCGGTAGGCATCGCCCTGGCCGCTCTCCCGAGGGCGGCTCTACTGCCCGCGCTGCTGCTGGCGGGAGTGGTGGGTGGCGCCCTCTGGGCCGGGGTCCCCGCCTGGCTGCTCTACCGCTTCGGGATCAACGAGATCCTGACCACGGTCCTGATGAACTTCGTCTCCTTTAGCCTGCTGGACTACGTGACCACCGAGGTCTGGCCGGACCCTGCCGCCGGGCACCCCACCAGCGTCTCCATCGGCGCCGGCGGCCACCTGCCGTTGCTGGTGTCCAGCCCGCCCCTGCATGCCGGGCTCCTCCTGGCGCTGGGCGTCGCAGCGGCCACGTACGTCTACGTCAACCACACGGCCGCCGGCTACGAGCTGCGGGCGGTGGGCGCAAACCCGCGGGCGGCTCTGCTCCACGGCATTGCCGTGCGACGGCTCTTTCTCCTCTCGCTGGTCCTGGGCGGTGCGCTGGCCGGGTTGGCGGGCGCCGTCGAGGTGGCGGGGGTGCACCACAGATTGATCGAAGGGCTGCAGTCGAACTACCTCCTGTTGAGCATTCTCATCGGCCTCATCGCCAAGGGGAATGTGCTTGCCGTGCCTTTCGTGGCTTTCGCCATCGCCGTTCTGGACGTGGGTGCACGGGCCATGCAGCGCACCATGTTGATCCCCGGGGAAGTGGTCTTCGTCGTTGAGGGGCTGATCCTGGTCTTCGTGCTGCTCTCGGACGTCGTGCGCCGCAGGTAG
- a CDS encoding ABC transporter substrate-binding protein: MRTVIRTSALVLGLALAVGAFAGLAAAQADSRPELRVRLQFARPGGIFDPARWRYTSDWFVYPNLFNWLVRWKPGTGGSQLEPDLAERWTVSADGLTYTFFLRRGVQFHREFGELTADDVVFSVRRQIGDQKMSFSEDFVNVAAVEAVDRYTVRIRLKEPDAAFLSAVLAYRPGLIVSKRDVEQLGEEFAKNPVGTGPFVFERLSGNQVVVGANDRFFRGKPTVRRITFMHIPDELVAATALIKGEFHIIWTRGNPEAVRLLQEASGVKTQRVVVYDSVRHIAMSPNFRPTQDVRVRQALSYAINRQQIAAALPGLELPTDVMRSNRLFGGSLNVPRYPYNPTKARQLLTEAGYAGGFRVRIMYQTRSPEDILANIVQTSWRDVGIDASLEPMEPTAAFDRRNRLDFDVTVTSVGRPADPDLFFSDLFLSTSKPPGGSNYFGYRAADELILAGRREQQREKRRVIYEQLHRKLMTDLPIIPLSNQVFVAAWRDPVVSLVNGTNNNFWAETIVVRH; the protein is encoded by the coding sequence ATGAGAACGGTCATCAGGACGTCTGCCCTGGTTTTGGGTCTGGCGCTGGCCGTCGGCGCCTTCGCCGGGCTAGCTGCCGCCCAGGCCGATTCGCGGCCGGAACTTCGCGTCCGGCTACAGTTTGCGCGCCCCGGCGGCATCTTCGACCCGGCGCGCTGGCGGTACACCTCCGACTGGTTCGTCTACCCCAATCTATTTAACTGGCTGGTCCGGTGGAAACCCGGCACAGGGGGAAGCCAGCTGGAGCCGGACCTGGCGGAGCGCTGGACGGTCAGTGCCGACGGGTTGACGTACACTTTCTTCCTGCGTCGCGGTGTGCAGTTCCACCGGGAATTTGGGGAGCTAACGGCTGATGATGTGGTCTTCTCCGTTCGCCGCCAGATTGGCGACCAGAAGATGTCCTTCAGCGAGGATTTCGTCAACGTTGCGGCGGTCGAGGCCGTGGACAGGTATACGGTGCGCATCCGGCTAAAAGAGCCCGACGCCGCCTTCCTCTCCGCAGTGCTCGCCTACCGTCCGGGGCTCATCGTCTCCAAGCGCGATGTAGAGCAGCTGGGGGAGGAGTTTGCCAAGAATCCGGTGGGAACGGGACCATTCGTCTTCGAGCGGCTGAGCGGCAATCAGGTAGTTGTGGGGGCCAACGACCGTTTCTTCCGCGGGAAACCCACGGTGCGTCGTATCACCTTCATGCACATCCCGGACGAGCTGGTGGCCGCCACAGCGCTGATCAAGGGGGAGTTCCACATCATCTGGACACGGGGCAACCCCGAGGCCGTGCGGCTCCTGCAGGAAGCCTCCGGGGTGAAGACGCAGCGCGTCGTGGTCTACGACTCCGTACGCCACATTGCCATGAGCCCCAACTTCAGACCCACCCAGGACGTCCGCGTGCGCCAGGCCCTCTCGTATGCCATCAACCGCCAGCAGATAGCTGCAGCCCTGCCCGGGTTGGAGCTGCCTACAGACGTCATGCGGTCAAACCGCCTTTTTGGGGGAAGCCTGAACGTCCCACGGTACCCCTACAATCCCACCAAGGCCAGGCAGCTGCTGACCGAGGCAGGATACGCCGGGGGCTTCCGGGTGCGCATCATGTATCAGACTCGTTCGCCGGAAGACATCCTGGCCAACATCGTCCAGACGAGCTGGCGGGACGTGGGCATCGATGCCTCCCTGGAGCCCATGGAGCCGACCGCGGCCTTCGACCGGCGCAACCGCCTGGACTTCGACGTCACCGTCACCTCCGTGGGCCGGCCGGCCGATCCGGACCTGTTCTTTTCCGACCTGTTCTTGTCTACGTCAAAGCCCCCGGGGGGATCCAACTATTTCGGCTACAGAGCGGCCGACGAGCTGATTCTGGCGGGACGGCGCGAGCAGCAGCGGGAGAAGCGGCGCGTGATCTACGAACAGCTACACCGGAAGTTGATGACCGACCTGCCTATCATCCCGCTGTCGAACCAGGTGTTCGTTGCTGCCTGGCGGGATCCCGTCGTTTCGCTGGTCAACGGGACGAACAACAACTTCTGGGCGGAGACAATCGTGGTGCGTCACTAG
- a CDS encoding cupin domain-containing protein, with product MDSAPTAVRATYHETVERMYPDGISTVRAIIGARRDLPLGRYVPSPVLWSFGVATVNPGGEIAAHAHDDREELFFIQSGTGLLETDQERVEVPAGTAIWFPPGCRHRLGNEGHEPVVVIFVGMRCEGRARGQEGA from the coding sequence ATGGACAGCGCTCCGACGGCAGTACGAGCCACGTACCATGAGACGGTGGAACGCATGTATCCCGACGGGATCTCCACGGTGCGGGCCATCATCGGAGCGCGCCGCGACCTTCCCCTGGGCCGGTATGTCCCCAGCCCGGTGCTCTGGTCGTTCGGGGTGGCCACGGTCAACCCCGGTGGCGAGATTGCGGCGCACGCGCACGATGATCGGGAGGAGCTGTTCTTCATCCAGTCCGGCACCGGACTCCTGGAGACGGATCAGGAGCGAGTGGAGGTCCCCGCGGGGACGGCAATATGGTTCCCACCCGGATGCCGCCACAGGTTGGGCAACGAGGGGCACGAACCCGTGGTGGTGATCTTTGTGGGAATGCGATGTGAGGGCCGCGCTCGCGGCCAGGAGGGCGCGTGA
- a CDS encoding TIGR03560 family F420-dependent LLM class oxidoreductase, producing the protein MTAGMTGLPLRFGVMLPMWDYHVYDEVSFDQILALALEAERLGYDYVSVDDHLQRGEDGRVFESLSTLAALAARTQRVRLLTTVLCTMYRPPSLLAKMAATIDTLSQGRLELGLGAGWKEEEARAYGIPWDGVKGRLDRLEEACQVILALWTQDEATFSGRYFRLERAICNPPPVQRPHPPLWIGGGGEKRTLRIAARFADGVNFGGPGIGGGPQEGLVYFAHKRDVLFAHCHALGRDPREIRLSCGVNAMLWGRSREVVEGRFHRLAAERSLSAPERERLFSSLRSALSTPAAARVQVERYVEEGATYITVGRPTLEGLQEFASEVISYFRGTTALLKREG; encoded by the coding sequence GTGACCGCGGGCATGACGGGCCTGCCCTTACGGTTTGGTGTGATGCTCCCCATGTGGGACTACCACGTATACGACGAGGTGTCGTTCGACCAGATTCTGGCCCTTGCCCTCGAGGCCGAGCGGCTGGGGTACGACTACGTCTCGGTCGACGACCACCTGCAGCGTGGCGAAGATGGGCGCGTCTTCGAGTCCCTCTCCACCCTGGCGGCCCTCGCCGCCCGGACACAGCGCGTGCGGCTTCTCACGACTGTCCTGTGCACGATGTACAGGCCGCCGTCTTTGCTGGCGAAGATGGCCGCTACCATCGATACGCTTTCGCAGGGACGGCTGGAGCTGGGTCTGGGAGCCGGGTGGAAAGAGGAGGAGGCGCGGGCCTACGGGATTCCCTGGGACGGCGTGAAGGGCCGCCTGGACCGGTTGGAGGAAGCCTGTCAGGTCATCCTGGCGCTGTGGACGCAGGACGAGGCCACCTTCTCGGGTCGGTACTTCCGCCTGGAACGCGCTATCTGCAATCCGCCCCCGGTACAGCGCCCCCATCCGCCGCTTTGGATCGGCGGCGGCGGCGAGAAGCGGACGCTGCGCATCGCAGCTCGGTTTGCCGATGGGGTGAATTTCGGTGGGCCAGGGATCGGTGGAGGGCCACAGGAGGGTCTGGTCTACTTTGCTCACAAGCGAGACGTTCTTTTCGCCCACTGCCATGCTCTGGGGCGTGACCCGCGGGAGATCCGACTCTCCTGCGGGGTCAACGCCATGCTCTGGGGGCGATCGCGGGAGGTGGTGGAGGGACGTTTCCACCGCCTGGCCGCTGAGCGCAGCCTGTCCGCGCCGGAGCGGGAGCGGCTCTTCAGCAGCCTGCGCTCGGCGCTATCTACACCCGCCGCGGCGCGCGTGCAGGTAGAGCGTTACGTGGAGGAAGGAGCGACGTACATCACCGTAGGTCGGCCCACGCTGGAAGGGCTGCAGGAGTTCGCCAGCGAGGTCATCTCTTACTTCCGAGGGACGACAGCCCTCCTGAAGCGAGAGGGGTGA
- a CDS encoding permease yields MDASTLVMLALSLSAFVYLTWRSGLQAGLDGSREGLKLFMTTAPRLFFAFAFAGMLQVLLPREIIARWLSDAAGFRGIMVASVAGAITPGGPFLQFPVVAGIYSMGAGVAPIVAYLTAWSLMGVHRIVLWELPFLGARLTFTRVLFSLPLPLVIGFATRWALQTLGWPRPPL; encoded by the coding sequence ATGGATGCGTCGACGCTGGTCATGCTTGCCCTCAGCCTCTCCGCCTTCGTCTATCTGACCTGGCGGTCCGGTCTGCAGGCAGGCCTGGATGGCTCCCGCGAGGGGCTGAAGCTGTTCATGACCACAGCGCCCCGGCTCTTTTTTGCCTTTGCCTTTGCCGGGATGCTGCAGGTGCTCCTGCCCAGGGAGATCATCGCCCGCTGGCTGTCCGACGCCGCCGGATTCCGCGGGATCATGGTCGCCTCTGTGGCCGGCGCCATCACCCCCGGCGGTCCTTTCCTGCAGTTCCCCGTAGTGGCCGGTATCTACAGCATGGGGGCCGGTGTGGCACCCATCGTCGCCTATCTCACGGCGTGGTCTCTGATGGGTGTCCACCGCATCGTGCTCTGGGAGCTGCCGTTCCTGGGTGCACGCCTCACCTTCACCCGGGTCCTCTTCTCGCTACCCTTGCCGCTGGTCATCGGGTTTGCCACCCGCTGGGCCCTGCAGACGCTGGGCTGGCCGCGGCCGCCACTGTGA
- a CDS encoding BMP family protein, translating into MGVRREGMVTGLLVAVMIWAAFLPGGGLQAAPAPKLRLAAIFPGVVTDADYNTLGFVALRSAQSELGVETAYSESVPVPDVERVMREYVDLKFNIIWTHGGQFISQTEKLAHEFRGVTFVGEGDAPLRERQPNLWFIDRNFHIGFYPIGALAAMLTQSGKIAYVGGLTLPFSYSEVHAIRQALRDQRKPVDLKMVWVGDFNDPAKARQVADALIADGVDVIMGSLNLGMLGIFEAVKAAPRRVWVTAKYTDKLSFAPQHYVTSVLYDFAGPLRAIVRRIGRGETSGYYPLGFDTGVALQFPLRNVPEPVSAAMRKLVADVVAGKIKVVKDITPIR; encoded by the coding sequence ATGGGCGTGCGCCGCGAGGGCATGGTCACGGGGCTCCTGGTAGCCGTTATGATCTGGGCTGCTTTCCTGCCAGGCGGGGGGCTGCAGGCGGCTCCGGCGCCGAAGCTCCGCCTGGCCGCCATCTTCCCCGGGGTCGTCACTGACGCCGACTACAACACGCTGGGGTTCGTCGCGCTGCGCTCCGCGCAGAGCGAGCTGGGCGTGGAAACCGCCTACTCCGAAAGCGTCCCCGTACCGGACGTGGAGCGGGTGATGCGGGAGTACGTCGACCTCAAGTTCAACATCATCTGGACCCACGGGGGCCAGTTCATCTCGCAGACGGAGAAGCTGGCCCACGAATTCCGCGGCGTGACCTTCGTCGGCGAGGGGGACGCCCCTCTCCGGGAACGGCAGCCCAACCTCTGGTTCATCGACCGCAACTTCCACATCGGGTTCTACCCCATCGGTGCTCTGGCGGCGATGCTCACCCAGAGCGGAAAGATCGCCTACGTGGGCGGGCTGACCCTCCCCTTCTCGTACTCGGAGGTCCACGCCATCCGGCAGGCGCTGCGCGACCAGCGCAAGCCGGTGGACCTGAAGATGGTCTGGGTGGGCGACTTCAACGACCCGGCCAAGGCGCGCCAGGTGGCCGATGCCCTCATCGCCGACGGCGTGGACGTGATCATGGGCTCTCTAAACCTGGGGATGCTGGGGATCTTCGAGGCGGTGAAGGCGGCTCCACGGCGGGTCTGGGTTACGGCCAAGTACACGGACAAGCTGTCGTTCGCTCCGCAGCACTACGTCACCTCGGTGCTCTACGACTTCGCCGGGCCGCTGCGGGCCATCGTGCGGCGAATCGGGCGCGGGGAGACCAGCGGCTACTACCCGCTCGGTTTCGACACCGGCGTGGCGCTGCAGTTCCCTCTGCGCAACGTCCCCGAGCCGGTGAGCGCCGCCATGCGTAAGCTCGTGGCCGACGTGGTCGCCGGCAAGATCAAGGTGGTGAAGGACATCACGCCCATCAGGTAG